One genomic segment of Desulfocapsa sulfexigens DSM 10523 includes these proteins:
- a CDS encoding 4Fe-4S binding protein: MKRKFLIFLPSTWAYIKEGYHTQGYSLKNWLHGYIYSRWIYLYIGIGTGEHILARKFKPLAKFLCRFFKPSGKSESPETCISFSDTYHGKVISLDTAKKLVTINRRIEVADLEQVIPYKLARSIILENPEHIVVMDCPCRKVRPNPCKPIDVCLVIGEIFSQFILEHHPANSRKINMKEAVEILEAEHKRGHVHHAFFKSDLFNRFYAICNCCSCCCGAIQAWRNGTPMLASSGYVSRSNHALCTACGVCVVFCQFEALKMKEDTIIIDEKRCLGCGVCVTKCKENARWLERDTSRGTPLEVDKLFL; the protein is encoded by the coding sequence ATGAAAAGAAAATTCCTCATCTTTCTTCCCTCCACCTGGGCTTACATCAAGGAAGGATACCATACCCAAGGGTATTCATTGAAAAACTGGCTGCATGGTTACATCTATAGCAGGTGGATCTACCTCTATATTGGCATCGGCACCGGTGAGCATATCCTTGCAAGAAAGTTCAAGCCCTTGGCCAAATTTCTTTGTCGCTTTTTTAAACCATCTGGCAAGTCTGAATCTCCGGAAACATGTATCAGCTTTTCAGACACCTATCACGGCAAGGTCATCAGTCTTGATACGGCAAAAAAACTTGTCACCATAAACAGGAGAATTGAAGTAGCCGATCTTGAACAGGTCATCCCCTATAAGCTTGCGCGGTCAATTATTCTGGAAAACCCAGAACATATCGTGGTTATGGATTGCCCATGCCGTAAAGTACGCCCTAATCCATGTAAGCCCATTGATGTCTGTCTGGTGATCGGTGAAATTTTCAGCCAATTTATCCTGGAACACCATCCCGCTAACAGTCGTAAAATTAACATGAAAGAAGCTGTCGAAATCCTCGAGGCAGAGCACAAACGGGGGCATGTTCACCATGCTTTTTTTAAATCTGATCTTTTTAACCGCTTCTATGCAATCTGTAACTGTTGCAGCTGCTGCTGTGGAGCCATACAGGCCTGGCGCAATGGTACTCCCATGCTGGCCTCATCTGGCTATGTCAGCAGAAGCAATCATGCATTGTGCACAGCATGCGGGGTTTGTGTGGTGTTTTGCCAGTTTGAAGCATTAAAAATGAAAGAGGACACCATTATCATCGATGAAAAACGCTGTTTGGGTTGCGGTGTCTGTGTTACGAAATGTAAGGAAAATGCCCGATGGCTCGAACGTGATACTTCCAGAGGCACACCTTTAGAGGTTGATAAGCTTTTCCTTTAA
- the phoU gene encoding phosphate signaling complex protein PhoU gives MSRHLQRDIENLKNKILQMGEDVEDRVYRATLSIVQHNEKMALDVKDNDAEIDAMEVEIEETCLSILALYQPVAIDLRFIITVLKINNELERVGDLAVNIAERSAFMALQDEVKIPFDITGMALKAESMLTRSIDCLINMDVHLAYKIRSEDDDVDALNQEMYARLNEAILSNPEQINYYQHALSVGRHLERIADHATNIAEEVIYLVDAEIVRHTPEDFVQ, from the coding sequence ATGTCCAGGCATCTGCAGAGAGATATAGAAAATCTGAAGAATAAGATTCTTCAAATGGGGGAAGACGTTGAGGACCGTGTATATCGCGCGACTCTCTCCATTGTTCAGCACAATGAGAAAATGGCCCTTGATGTGAAAGATAACGATGCTGAGATAGATGCAATGGAAGTAGAGATAGAGGAGACCTGTCTCAGTATCCTGGCCCTCTATCAGCCTGTGGCCATTGATCTGCGTTTTATTATCACAGTTTTGAAAATCAATAACGAGCTGGAACGGGTTGGAGATTTGGCGGTCAATATTGCCGAGCGCAGTGCCTTTATGGCTCTTCAGGATGAAGTGAAAATTCCCTTTGATATAACCGGGATGGCTTTGAAGGCTGAAAGCATGCTGACCCGAAGCATCGACTGTCTGATCAACATGGATGTGCATCTTGCTTATAAAATTCGATCCGAAGATGATGACGTAGACGCCCTGAATCAGGAAATGTATGCACGTCTCAATGAGGCTATTCTGAGCAACCCAGAACAGATTAATTATTACCAGCACGCCTTGTCGGTTGGCAGGCATCTGGAAAGAATTGCTGACCATGCCACAAATATTGCCGAAGAAGTCATTTATCTGGTAGATGCAGAAATTGTTCGCCACACGCCTGAGGATTTTGTTCAATAG
- the pstB gene encoding phosphate ABC transporter ATP-binding protein PstB yields MVNRQEEAQPESGAVIQAMDVSFYYGPSQALFNISLDIIPQRVTALIGPSGCGKSTFLRCMNRMNDIIPKTRLTGKMLINGQDIYDEKEDIVELRKQVGMVFQKSNPFPKSIFDNVAYGPRIHKMHKNKMMDVVEKSLRRAALWEEVKDRLTENAMGLSGGQQQRLCIARALAVDPQILLMDEPASALDPKSTTHIEDLIGELRKEYTIVIVTHNMQQAARVSDTTAFFYEGRLIESGKTKRIFTKPKEKQTEDYITGRFG; encoded by the coding sequence ATGGTAAACAGGCAAGAGGAAGCACAACCGGAGAGCGGAGCAGTTATCCAGGCTATGGATGTCAGTTTTTATTATGGTCCGAGCCAGGCCCTGTTCAACATCTCCCTGGATATTATCCCGCAGAGGGTCACAGCCTTGATAGGACCATCCGGCTGCGGGAAATCAACATTTCTCCGCTGTATGAACAGGATGAATGATATCATTCCAAAGACCCGGCTTACTGGGAAAATGCTGATTAACGGGCAGGATATCTATGATGAAAAGGAGGATATCGTTGAATTGCGTAAACAGGTTGGCATGGTTTTCCAGAAATCCAACCCCTTTCCCAAGTCAATTTTTGACAATGTTGCCTATGGGCCTCGCATCCATAAAATGCATAAAAATAAAATGATGGATGTGGTTGAAAAAAGTCTTCGCAGGGCAGCGCTCTGGGAAGAGGTGAAAGATCGCCTGACTGAAAACGCCATGGGACTTTCCGGCGGTCAGCAGCAGCGTTTGTGTATAGCCAGGGCCCTGGCAGTTGACCCGCAGATTCTGCTCATGGATGAACCGGCCTCGGCTCTGGACCCGAAATCCACCACTCACATTGAAGATCTCATAGGTGAACTGCGTAAGGAATATACCATCGTCATTGTTACCCATAACATGCAGCAGGCTGCCAGAGTCTCTGATACAACAGCTTTTTTCTATGAGGGCCGGTTGATCGAGTCCGGCAAAACCAAACGTATTTTTACAAAACCGAAAGAGAAACAGACAGAAGATTATATTACCGGCAGGTTCGGTTAA
- the pstA gene encoding phosphate ABC transporter permease PstA has translation MTGKFSQNISYLILRLLTYGIVICISYILFDIIRHGLPVINWDFISTFPRRSGSEGGILPAIVGTFYLTVGTILVALPLGIGCAIYLAEYAYQNRFSELVRLAIITLAGVPSIVYGLFGLGLFVIFCRFGTSILAGSLTLACMVLPIIIVTSEEALRAVPRGFREASLALGATKWETIWTNVLPYSISGMITGSILAIGRAAGETAPILLTVAAFYLPKMPGSLFDQVMALPYHLYILATQHPEAEKVLPLQYGTALVLLTLVLGMNIGAIVIRIYFRKKYKW, from the coding sequence ATGACCGGAAAGTTTTCACAGAATATTTCTTATCTGATACTGCGGTTGCTCACCTATGGTATTGTCATCTGTATCAGCTACATTCTTTTTGATATTATTCGCCATGGTTTGCCTGTGATCAATTGGGATTTCATTTCTACTTTCCCCCGGCGCAGCGGGTCAGAAGGCGGAATCCTGCCAGCCATTGTGGGGACTTTCTATCTTACCGTCGGCACCATCCTCGTTGCTCTGCCACTTGGAATTGGCTGTGCCATTTACCTGGCGGAATATGCATATCAGAATCGTTTTTCAGAACTGGTACGGCTGGCTATTATAACCCTTGCCGGGGTGCCATCCATCGTCTATGGCCTTTTTGGTTTAGGTCTTTTCGTTATTTTCTGTCGTTTTGGCACCTCCATTCTGGCGGGTTCCCTCACTCTTGCTTGTATGGTTCTGCCCATTATTATAGTCACTAGTGAAGAGGCCCTCCGTGCCGTGCCGCGCGGGTTTCGTGAGGCCAGTCTGGCACTTGGAGCCACTAAGTGGGAAACAATCTGGACCAATGTTCTGCCCTATTCCATTTCAGGGATGATAACCGGCTCGATCCTGGCTATCGGTAGGGCTGCCGGTGAAACAGCACCCATTCTCCTTACTGTGGCGGCTTTTTATCTCCCTAAAATGCCAGGTTCTCTTTTCGACCAGGTAATGGCCCTTCCTTATCATCTTTATATTTTGGCGACACAGCACCCGGAGGCGGAAAAGGTTTTGCCTCTTCAATACGGAACAGCCCTGGTCCTGCTCACTCTGGTTCTGGGGATGAATATTGGGGCCATAGTGATACGTATCTATTTTCGGAAAAAATACAAATGGTAA
- the pstC gene encoding phosphate ABC transporter permease subunit PstC: MRIDKFMRMLLIGTASISILIVALIFLFLGKEAMPFAFDPGIGKLFDSAWVPVSFQEERFGLYPLVVGSSLVTLLAMLLSIPLSVVGAIYISEVAKPVEREFLKPFIEILASIPSVVLGFFGLLVLAPLVKETFGLNSGLNALTASLLLALMALPTIITISEDALASVPQSFKQASLALGASELQTIFRVTVPAALPGIIAAIMLGIGRVIGETMAVLMVSGNSAIISLFPLDPIRTMTATIAAEMGEVPFGSHHYQALFWIGLMLLFVTFLLNAFSRVVLKKYGMSQ; encoded by the coding sequence ATGCGCATAGATAAATTCATGCGGATGCTTCTGATCGGTACAGCATCCATCAGTATTCTTATTGTCGCCCTGATTTTTCTCTTTCTGGGTAAAGAGGCCATGCCCTTTGCTTTTGACCCTGGAATCGGAAAACTCTTTGATTCCGCATGGGTTCCTGTCTCTTTTCAGGAAGAGCGCTTTGGTCTGTATCCACTGGTAGTTGGCTCTTCCCTGGTCACTCTGCTTGCCATGCTGTTGTCAATCCCGTTATCTGTTGTGGGTGCTATTTACATCTCTGAAGTGGCAAAACCAGTAGAAAGGGAATTTCTCAAGCCTTTTATTGAAATCCTCGCCAGTATTCCTTCGGTGGTCTTGGGATTTTTCGGTCTATTGGTTCTTGCTCCCCTGGTAAAAGAGACCTTTGGCCTCAACTCAGGCCTCAACGCCCTGACAGCTTCTCTGCTGCTGGCTCTTATGGCCCTGCCCACAATTATAACTATTTCCGAGGATGCGCTGGCAAGTGTGCCACAATCCTTTAAACAGGCATCCCTTGCCCTTGGGGCAAGTGAACTGCAGACTATTTTCAGAGTGACGGTGCCGGCGGCCCTGCCAGGAATCATTGCTGCGATTATGCTCGGTATCGGCAGGGTTATCGGAGAGACCATGGCTGTGCTGATGGTCAGCGGCAACTCCGCGATTATCTCCCTCTTTCCTCTGGATCCTATTCGTACCATGACCGCCACCATTGCTGCTGAAATGGGAGAGGTTCCCTTTGGCAGTCACCATTACCAGGCACTATTCTGGATTGGCCTTATGCTGCTGTTCGTCACTTTTCTCCTGAATGCCTTTTCCCGGGTAGTCCTGAAAAAATATGGTATGTCACAATGA
- a CDS encoding phosphate ABC transporter substrate-binding protein, whose amino-acid sequence MRNIYTYCFLVLLCLGFSGCDSGAPQNEEKKESAGTGYLTIKGSDTMVHLVSSWAEEFMKLHKDVEISVTGGGSGTGIAGLINGTTDICASSRRINEKEKELASGKGRVPVELSVALDGIAVIVHPQNPVEALSMEQLQGIFTGKITSWQEVGGANQDLLVFSRESSSGTYVFFQEHVMNRQDYTPRARLLPGTSALVQGVAADTGAIGYVGLGYVKNSADRIKAISILDKDGGTAIAPSDNAVKDGSYPIARALFLYTSGEAQGTAKDFVEFTLSEQGQNIVYESGYVSVMSNENKQ is encoded by the coding sequence ATGCGAAACATTTATACATACTGTTTTTTAGTCCTATTGTGTTTAGGCTTCTCCGGATGTGATTCCGGGGCGCCACAGAATGAAGAAAAAAAAGAATCGGCTGGGACTGGCTATCTTACCATTAAAGGATCAGATACCATGGTCCATCTGGTAAGTTCCTGGGCTGAGGAGTTTATGAAACTGCATAAGGATGTGGAAATTTCTGTTACCGGAGGCGGTTCCGGCACTGGTATCGCTGGTCTGATTAACGGCACAACTGATATCTGTGCGTCTTCACGAAGAATTAATGAGAAAGAGAAGGAATTGGCTTCCGGAAAGGGAAGGGTACCTGTGGAGCTCAGTGTTGCCCTTGATGGTATAGCCGTGATTGTGCATCCGCAAAATCCGGTGGAGGCCCTTTCCATGGAGCAGCTTCAGGGTATTTTTACAGGAAAAATAACGAGCTGGCAGGAGGTGGGGGGAGCAAATCAGGACCTGCTGGTGTTCTCCCGGGAATCCAGTTCCGGAACTTATGTCTTTTTCCAGGAACATGTGATGAATCGGCAGGATTATACCCCCCGGGCCCGCCTCCTTCCAGGAACATCTGCACTGGTGCAGGGCGTTGCTGCAGATACCGGAGCTATCGGCTATGTAGGGCTTGGATATGTGAAAAACTCTGCTGACAGGATCAAAGCCATCTCCATTCTGGACAAGGACGGAGGGACGGCGATTGCACCTTCTGATAACGCGGTAAAAGATGGAAGCTATCCCATTGCCAGAGCCCTTTTTCTCTATACCAGTGGAGAAGCTCAGGGAACTGCAAAAGATTTTGTTGAGTTTACACTCAGTGAACAGGGACAAAATATCGTTTACGAATCTGGCTATGTTTCTGTAATGTCAAATGAAAACAAACAGTAG
- a CDS encoding L,D-transpeptidase family protein, whose product MRTRMVFSLTAFIALLIIISWPIQLKASLAGDSQDIQKVLNGTKKPPFALQNIKKLQSFYQSRDYQSAWTPVLLSQLVTSINNTTSHGLSPCDYRVTLLQNTQTDYLYRELLATDSYFTLAGHLLGGKVNPVSIEPSWNAPGRENDLPKYLETSLQEGNIQESLEALAPNTQEYKQLKLALAHYRKISSQGGWGQIASGPLLKLGSHGERVIQIRERLKAGGELITDTDQDPAEYTTSLQEGVQRFQKRINLEADGKVGPNTLRNLNKTPEDRINTLRVNMERWRWLPENLGDRHLRVNIAGFFLEAYDHGMPVRRHNVIVGTDYRQTPVFSDAIEYMILNPWWYAPRKLAVKDKLPLFRNDPGYFERSGFQLVDKDSKRVDQRTVEWNRLSENNFPYQLRQMPGPKNALGRVKFIFPNRYNVYLHDTPSTELFAKVQRLFSSGCIRVENPLDLAEWLLSFQRETGWSREKIEEVVESGKETRINLSAPMPVHLLYWTVLCDSVNSEIRFIEDQYQRDPRILEALDTLCPIK is encoded by the coding sequence ATGCGAACAAGAATGGTTTTCTCCCTAACGGCATTCATAGCTCTCCTCATTATCATTTCCTGGCCCATACAACTCAAGGCATCTCTGGCTGGAGACAGTCAGGATATCCAAAAAGTGCTGAACGGCACAAAGAAACCTCCTTTTGCCCTGCAGAATATAAAGAAACTCCAGAGCTTTTACCAGAGCCGGGACTATCAATCAGCCTGGACACCTGTCCTGCTCAGTCAGCTGGTGACATCCATCAACAACACCACAAGCCACGGCCTCAGCCCCTGCGATTACCGGGTGACACTTCTCCAGAACACACAAACAGACTACTTATACAGAGAACTGCTGGCAACGGACTCCTACTTCACCCTGGCTGGCCACCTCCTGGGAGGAAAGGTGAACCCGGTCTCCATAGAACCTTCCTGGAATGCACCCGGTCGGGAAAATGATTTACCCAAATATCTTGAAACAAGCCTGCAAGAGGGGAATATCCAGGAAAGCCTGGAAGCCCTGGCCCCCAACACGCAGGAATACAAGCAGCTGAAACTGGCACTGGCCCATTACCGGAAAATCAGTAGCCAGGGTGGTTGGGGCCAGATTGCCTCAGGTCCTTTACTAAAACTCGGCAGCCACGGGGAGAGAGTCATCCAAATCCGTGAACGGCTGAAGGCAGGCGGGGAGCTGATTACAGACACAGACCAGGATCCAGCAGAATACACCACAAGCCTGCAAGAGGGCGTACAGCGTTTCCAGAAACGAATCAACCTTGAGGCAGATGGCAAGGTTGGCCCCAACACCCTGCGCAACCTGAACAAGACCCCTGAAGACAGGATCAACACTCTGCGCGTTAACATGGAACGATGGCGCTGGCTTCCCGAAAATCTTGGTGATCGGCACCTTAGAGTCAACATTGCAGGTTTTTTTCTTGAAGCCTATGATCATGGAATGCCAGTCAGGCGGCATAATGTCATTGTCGGCACGGACTATCGACAGACCCCGGTATTCTCTGATGCCATCGAATACATGATCTTAAATCCCTGGTGGTATGCCCCCCGCAAGTTGGCCGTGAAAGACAAACTCCCCCTGTTTCGCAATGACCCTGGATACTTTGAAAGATCAGGATTTCAACTGGTAGACAAAGACAGTAAGCGGGTTGATCAGCGAACAGTAGAGTGGAATAGGCTCTCTGAAAACAATTTCCCGTATCAGCTGCGACAAATGCCCGGGCCTAAAAATGCCTTGGGCCGGGTGAAATTCATATTCCCGAACCGTTACAATGTCTACCTCCATGATACGCCATCTACCGAACTCTTTGCCAAAGTGCAGCGGTTATTTTCCTCTGGCTGTATCCGGGTGGAGAACCCTCTGGATCTGGCTGAATGGCTACTCAGCTTTCAAAGAGAGACTGGCTGGAGCAGGGAGAAAATCGAGGAGGTTGTGGAGAGCGGCAAAGAAACACGCATCAATTTATCGGCTCCAATGCCCGTCCATCTCCTCTACTGGACCGTTCTTTGCGACAGTGTAAACAGTGAAATTCGGTTCATTGAGGACCAGTATCAACGGGACCCTCGTATCCTCGAAGCGCTGGATACCCTCTGTCCAATAAAGTAG
- a CDS encoding 4Fe-4S binding protein has translation MFKITLRTFRKLSQLFFLALFFLLFRLTDYSGLDEIPYAVNIFFRWDPLVAATVLLSAKVLVSLLLPSLFVIALTMVFGRVFCGWICPMGTLLDGTGKVIHAPAQSGQSLRSVKYVLLGIILVSSLFGLQLVGYLDPFSLLVRGFTLAVDPVFNLLVTGFFDPLYRYAPQWLSNISEPVYGVLQDSVLPYKQTFFQLSTLSGCVLLAIFALEKLEKRFWCRNLCPLGALLAIFSRFSIFRRFPKQACKGCRDCAPNCRMNAFDSDGRQLRHEECTLCMDCVDDCVNQPSRFRFAVPNSPMQIDMSRRSFIGAGLAGITLPLLSKVDAAHTLPRPFLLRPPGAADGNEFFSRCVRCGECMKVCIQNALQPCFLESGYEGMFTPRLIPRLGYCEFNCTLCGQVCPTGAIGRLSQSEKHSFVIGRAVFDPARCLPFADQSPCIVCEEHCPTYDKAIKFQEVTVVNRQGKSVALKQPYIIPELCIGCGICENKCPLPGDSAVRVVRAGKQSEEDGFGY, from the coding sequence GTGTTCAAAATCACCCTTCGTACTTTCCGCAAACTGTCTCAGCTTTTTTTTCTTGCGCTCTTTTTTCTTCTCTTTCGTCTGACCGATTATTCCGGGCTTGATGAGATACCCTATGCAGTCAACATTTTTTTTCGATGGGATCCATTGGTCGCGGCAACAGTTCTGCTCTCTGCCAAGGTCCTTGTTTCCCTGCTTCTGCCGTCTCTTTTTGTCATAGCTTTGACCATGGTCTTCGGACGTGTCTTCTGCGGCTGGATATGTCCAATGGGCACACTGCTGGATGGGACAGGAAAAGTAATCCATGCACCTGCTCAGTCTGGTCAATCGCTACGATCAGTCAAATACGTCCTCCTTGGTATTATCCTGGTTTCCAGTCTGTTCGGCTTGCAGCTGGTTGGCTACCTGGATCCATTTTCTCTCCTGGTCAGGGGGTTTACCCTGGCTGTGGATCCAGTCTTTAACCTTTTAGTTACCGGTTTTTTTGATCCCCTCTATCGCTATGCCCCTCAATGGCTGAGCAATATCAGCGAGCCTGTCTATGGCGTTCTGCAGGACAGCGTGCTTCCCTATAAACAGACATTTTTTCAACTGAGTACATTGTCCGGGTGCGTACTCCTTGCAATCTTTGCTCTGGAAAAATTAGAGAAACGTTTTTGGTGCAGAAATCTCTGTCCTCTTGGTGCTTTACTGGCCATTTTTTCCCGTTTCTCCATCTTTCGCCGTTTTCCGAAGCAAGCATGCAAGGGGTGTCGTGACTGTGCTCCTAATTGCAGGATGAATGCCTTTGATTCTGACGGCAGACAACTGCGACACGAGGAGTGCACGCTCTGTATGGATTGTGTTGACGATTGCGTCAACCAGCCTTCCAGATTTCGGTTTGCTGTACCGAATAGCCCAATGCAGATTGATATGAGTCGCCGGAGCTTTATTGGAGCCGGACTGGCAGGCATAACCCTGCCGCTGCTGTCCAAGGTCGATGCTGCTCATACCCTGCCGCGGCCCTTTCTTCTTCGTCCGCCTGGTGCAGCAGATGGAAACGAATTTTTTTCCAGATGTGTACGCTGCGGAGAGTGCATGAAGGTCTGCATCCAGAATGCATTGCAGCCCTGTTTTTTGGAGAGTGGTTACGAAGGGATGTTTACCCCGAGGCTTATTCCGCGCCTCGGGTACTGCGAATTCAACTGCACTCTGTGTGGTCAGGTTTGTCCCACCGGGGCTATCGGTCGCTTGAGTCAGTCTGAGAAGCATAGTTTCGTCATTGGCAGGGCAGTTTTTGATCCCGCACGCTGTCTGCCTTTTGCTGACCAGAGTCCCTGCATCGTCTGCGAAGAACATTGCCCGACCTATGATAAGGCGATAAAATTCCAGGAGGTGACAGTTGTCAACCGACAGGGAAAATCTGTCGCCTTGAAGCAGCCATATATTATCCCTGAGCTTTGTATCGGCTGTGGTATCTGCGAAAACAAGTGCCCTCTACCGGGCGATTCTGCTGTGAGGGTTGTCAGGGCAGGCAAGCAGTCAGAAGAAGACGGGTTTGGTTATTAA
- a CDS encoding DUF362 domain-containing protein, with amino-acid sequence MDRRNFLKQVAVWSGGVLLVEPVFRITPDLLAAETVSPLLSVGVGKNYANLVASVLQPLGGMAAFVKPGDQVVIKPNIGWDRAPEQAANTHPEIVKAVAELAILAGAKKVLVFDRTCNEERRCYMNSGIKPALDSIGGRQIQCSYVDERKFVPVTIEKGRSINKWSFYKDALEADCYINIPVAKHHGLSRLTLGLKNTMGVIGGNRGKIHRNMGQNLADLNTVIRADLTIIDATRILLRNGPQGGSTRDVKVLDTIVASSDPVAADAYATTLFGLRPEEIDSTRAAAEMGLGEMRLNKIDIRMV; translated from the coding sequence ATGGACAGGAGAAATTTTCTAAAGCAGGTAGCTGTCTGGTCCGGCGGGGTTCTTTTAGTGGAACCGGTGTTTCGCATAACTCCGGACCTGCTGGCCGCTGAAACCGTATCACCACTGCTGAGTGTTGGTGTCGGTAAAAATTACGCGAATCTTGTGGCTTCAGTTTTGCAACCTCTGGGCGGGATGGCTGCTTTTGTCAAACCCGGTGATCAGGTGGTGATTAAACCAAATATCGGCTGGGATCGGGCTCCTGAACAGGCGGCAAACACCCATCCGGAAATCGTCAAGGCTGTGGCTGAACTTGCTATCCTTGCTGGCGCGAAAAAAGTACTGGTCTTTGACCGAACCTGCAACGAAGAGCGGCGCTGTTATATGAACAGCGGTATTAAACCGGCTTTGGATTCCATTGGTGGTCGACAGATTCAATGCAGCTATGTCGATGAAAGGAAGTTTGTGCCAGTAACCATTGAGAAGGGAAGGTCCATCAACAAGTGGTCTTTTTATAAGGATGCTCTGGAGGCTGACTGTTACATTAATATTCCGGTGGCAAAACACCATGGTCTGTCCAGGTTGACCCTGGGGTTGAAAAACACCATGGGGGTGATTGGTGGGAATCGCGGCAAGATTCACAGGAACATGGGGCAGAATCTTGCCGACCTGAATACCGTGATCAGGGCTGATCTGACTATCATAGATGCCACCAGGATTCTTCTCCGCAATGGTCCTCAGGGGGGCAGTACCAGGGATGTTAAGGTGCTGGACACCATTGTGGCCTCGTCAGATCCGGTGGCTGCAGATGCCTACGCCACCACTCTGTTTGGGCTGAGGCCGGAAGAGATTGATTCGACCAGGGCCGCAGCTGAAATGGGTCTGGGGGAGATGAGGTTGAATAAAATAGATATCCGGATGGTGTAG